The following are from one region of the Paenibacillus sabinae T27 genome:
- the corA gene encoding magnesium/cobalt transporter CorA: MIRTLAVTPQGEVLIDMPLREIRIEEYKWIWADFSEPTPEETELLDTYFHFHPLAIEDCMHVLQRPKLDYYEEVQFLVLHALNESSLKAEEVDLFVGKSFLVSFHLQRQTELDEAWNKIVKEIHNRKGWSGGPILAAYTVMDKLVDHYFPSLYMIEDELAELENRGSNESVEELMTQVFDVRGRLLKLRRTIVPMRDLMYRVLNSQHIQSNSVERMYFGDIYDHLLKLTDMIEADREMTSDLRDSYISLNSNRMNTIMKTLTVITTIFMPLTLIAGIYGMNFRVMPELDYLFGYPLVLMIMVLLGTGMVLWFKKRGWFS, from the coding sequence ATGATACGGACGCTGGCGGTCACCCCTCAGGGGGAAGTGCTGATTGATATGCCGCTGCGGGAGATCAGGATAGAGGAGTACAAGTGGATATGGGCGGATTTTTCGGAGCCGACTCCGGAGGAGACGGAGCTTCTGGATACCTATTTTCATTTTCATCCGCTGGCGATTGAAGACTGCATGCATGTGCTTCAGCGGCCGAAGCTTGATTACTATGAGGAAGTGCAGTTTTTGGTGCTGCATGCGCTGAATGAATCGTCGCTGAAGGCCGAAGAGGTGGATTTGTTCGTCGGCAAATCTTTTTTGGTGTCCTTTCATCTTCAGAGGCAGACGGAGCTGGATGAAGCCTGGAATAAGATCGTGAAGGAAATCCATAACCGAAAGGGCTGGTCCGGCGGCCCGATCCTGGCGGCTTATACGGTGATGGACAAGCTGGTGGACCACTATTTTCCGAGCTTGTATATGATCGAGGACGAACTGGCGGAACTGGAGAACAGGGGGAGCAATGAATCGGTTGAGGAGCTGATGACCCAGGTGTTCGATGTCCGCGGGCGTCTCCTGAAGCTTCGCCGGACGATTGTGCCGATGCGCGATTTGATGTACCGGGTGCTCAATTCGCAGCACATTCAGAGCAATTCGGTGGAGCGCATGTATTTCGGCGATATTTACGACCATTTGCTCAAGCTGACCGATATGATCGAAGCCGACCGTGAAATGACGTCGGACCTGCGCGACAGTTACATATCCCTGAATTCGAACCGGATGAATACGATTATGAAGACACTGACGGTAATCACCACCATCTTCATGCCCTTGACGCTGATCGCCGGCATTTACGGGATGAATTTCAGGGTAATGCCCGAGCTGGACTATCTCTTCGGCTATCCTTTGGTCCTGATGATCATGGTGCTGCTGGGCACAGGCATGGTGCTGTGGTTTAAAAAACGGGGCTGGTTTAGCTAA
- a CDS encoding YerC/YecD family TrpR-related protein codes for MQLKKLNDKSIDQLFEAILTLKNMEECYVFFDDLCTVNEIQSLSQRLEVARMLGKGCTYNQIEAETGASTATISRVKRCLNYGNDGYKLTLERLGR; via the coding sequence ATGCAGCTGAAGAAGCTGAACGATAAAAGTATCGATCAATTATTTGAAGCTATCTTAACCTTAAAAAATATGGAAGAATGCTATGTTTTCTTTGATGATCTGTGCACGGTGAACGAGATCCAGTCGCTGTCCCAGCGGCTTGAGGTGGCGCGCATGCTGGGCAAGGGCTGCACGTATAACCAGATCGAAGCGGAGACCGGAGCGAGCACGGCGACGATCTCGCGGGTCAAACGCTGCCTTAATTATGGAAACGACGGTTACAAGCTGACTCTGGAACGCCTGGGGCGCTAA
- a CDS encoding sirohydrochlorin chelatase: protein MKAGVLIISHGSRDTSWVAIVDEAVNGLSLREAVPVAVSFLELVEGRSIQDGIDRLEGQGVTDILVIPLFVSSGSTHVDEIAYALGAKDEPEKETELERFRVSARIHYGNPVDDDPDIAIMVWDKIRDLSENPARETILLVGHGSVHPGFRQRWERGMLSLAERVLRISGIAAADYALLSLGGVGDKVQYWREQGHEVLVAPIFLSEGYFTKNVIPDKLKGLTYKYTGRTLLPHPLLPHWIAAQAETMLERLRGEEPGMDDKV from the coding sequence ATGAAAGCGGGCGTTCTCATCATCAGTCACGGTTCTCGCGATACGTCCTGGGTGGCGATCGTCGATGAAGCCGTTAACGGTTTATCGCTGCGGGAAGCTGTTCCCGTGGCGGTTTCTTTTTTGGAGCTGGTGGAGGGGCGCTCCATTCAGGACGGGATTGACCGGCTGGAAGGGCAGGGCGTTACGGATATTCTGGTTATTCCGCTGTTCGTCTCGTCGGGCAGCACCCATGTGGATGAGATAGCCTATGCGCTTGGGGCGAAGGATGAGCCGGAAAAAGAAACCGAACTTGAGCGGTTCAGAGTATCAGCCCGCATTCACTACGGCAACCCCGTCGACGACGACCCGGATATCGCGATCATGGTCTGGGATAAAATCCGGGACCTGTCGGAGAATCCCGCCAGAGAGACCATTCTCCTGGTCGGCCACGGAAGCGTGCATCCCGGTTTCCGCCAGCGCTGGGAGCGGGGGATGTTGTCTCTGGCGGAACGCGTCCTCAGGATCAGCGGCATTGCGGCGGCGGATTACGCGCTGCTGAGTCTGGGCGGTGTGGGCGATAAGGTGCAGTATTGGCGGGAACAGGGGCATGAGGTGCTGGTGGCGCCGATTTTTTTAAGCGAGGGCTACTTCACCAAAAATGTCATTCCTGACAAGCTGAAAGGCTTGACCTACAAATACACCGGCAGAACGCTGCTGCCCCACCCGCTGCTGCCCCACTGGATCGCTGCTCAGGCTGAGACGATGCTGGAGAGGCTGCGCGGGGAAGAACCAGGGATGGACGATAAAGTGTAG
- a CDS encoding diacylglycerol kinase, whose protein sequence is MKTARLIYNPTSGREEMRRRLADILDRLDQGGIEATTHATTGEGDATAAAADAVDRGYDLIIAAGGDGTLNEVVNGMAEKPNLPPLGVLPLGTTNDFARAMGIPKYWEDSCDLIIKQQSRLIDLGKANDRYFINIAGGGTLTELTYEVPSRLKTMMGQLAYYLKGIEKMASLSPTELMIRANGQELIHDEFMLFLIANTNSVGGFEKLAPDARIDDGLFDVIALKKCNLAELIRLVTLALRGEHLQDKKVVYFRTNEMEVTSTGYVQLNLDGELGGTLPGHFRILPQHLRIFAQNS, encoded by the coding sequence ATGAAAACTGCGAGATTAATATATAATCCAACTTCCGGGCGGGAGGAAATGAGGAGAAGGCTTGCCGATATTCTGGACCGTCTCGACCAGGGCGGCATTGAGGCCACCACTCATGCGACGACGGGAGAAGGCGATGCGACAGCGGCGGCGGCCGATGCAGTGGATCGCGGATACGATCTCATTATTGCGGCTGGCGGCGACGGTACGCTGAATGAGGTGGTTAACGGGATGGCGGAGAAGCCGAATCTTCCTCCTCTTGGGGTGCTCCCGCTGGGAACCACTAATGATTTTGCGCGCGCTATGGGTATTCCAAAATACTGGGAAGACTCCTGTGATCTGATCATTAAGCAGCAATCGCGCCTTATCGATCTTGGTAAAGCCAACGACCGTTATTTCATTAATATTGCCGGCGGCGGAACGCTGACCGAGCTGACATATGAAGTGCCAAGCAGGCTCAAGACGATGATGGGACAGCTTGCCTACTATTTAAAAGGTATCGAGAAAATGGCCAGCCTGTCTCCGACCGAGCTGATGATCCGCGCCAACGGGCAGGAGCTGATCCATGACGAGTTCATGCTGTTCCTGATTGCCAACACGAATTCCGTCGGCGGATTCGAGAAGCTTGCTCCCGATGCCCGCATCGACGATGGGCTGTTCGACGTGATCGCCCTGAAGAAATGCAACCTTGCCGAGTTAATCCGCCTGGTTACCCTGGCGCTGCGCGGCGAACATCTGCAGGATAAGAAAGTCGTGTACTTCCGCACGAATGAAATGGAAGTCACCTCTACCGGATATGTCCAGCTGAATCTGGACGGAGAGCTGGGCGGCACGCTTCCGGGCCATTTCCGGATCCTGCCGCAGCATTTGCGGATATTTGCGCAGAACTCCTAA
- the rlmD gene encoding 23S rRNA (uracil(1939)-C(5))-methyltransferase RlmD — protein MKNNRSGRRQGRGDSKAAIVAGLPVNKNDEVVLDIIGMTHEGEGVGRVEGYTLFVQGALPGEKVRARVLKTKKQYGYAKLLELVEASASRIAPPCPIYDQCGGCQLQHMDYAAQLEWKRQLVVDNLERIGKLDVAKGKEGTASSEASRPGGIVVRPTLGMDEPWRYRNKAQVPIGAADGGLVGGFYARGSHRIIDMETCLIQHEHNDEVVRLVKAIGSELGISAYNEETGRGLLRHVIVKKAFRTGEMMLVLVTNGRDIPHVDAWIGSIREQLPMVASICQNVNTQRTNVIFGNETRVLWGRDVIYDYIGDVQFAISARSFYQVNPAQTEVLYGKTVEYAGLTGSETVIDAYCGIGTISLFLAQYADKVYGVEIVPEAIEDARANAELNGMKNIMFEAGPSEDVIPVWKEQGITADVIVVDPPRKGCDPRLLETILEMKPERVVYVSCNPSTLARDLRVLEDGGYKTVEVQPVDMFPHTVHVESVALLMKNETV, from the coding sequence ATGAAAAATAACCGCAGCGGCCGCCGTCAAGGCCGCGGGGACAGTAAGGCGGCAATCGTCGCCGGGCTGCCTGTAAATAAAAACGATGAGGTCGTGCTCGATATCATCGGCATGACGCATGAAGGCGAAGGGGTAGGCCGGGTAGAGGGCTATACCCTTTTTGTGCAGGGGGCGCTTCCCGGAGAGAAAGTCCGGGCGAGGGTTCTTAAGACGAAGAAGCAATATGGATACGCCAAGCTGCTTGAACTTGTGGAGGCAAGCGCTTCCCGCATCGCACCGCCCTGCCCGATCTATGACCAATGCGGCGGCTGCCAGCTGCAGCACATGGACTACGCTGCCCAACTGGAGTGGAAGCGGCAGCTTGTGGTGGACAACCTGGAGCGGATCGGGAAGCTGGATGTGGCGAAGGGTAAGGAGGGCACCGCTTCGTCCGAGGCTTCACGCCCCGGCGGCATTGTCGTGCGCCCGACGCTCGGTATGGACGAGCCTTGGCGGTACCGCAACAAGGCCCAGGTGCCGATCGGCGCTGCCGACGGCGGGCTTGTCGGCGGTTTCTACGCGCGCGGCAGTCACCGGATCATCGACATGGAGACGTGTCTGATTCAGCATGAGCATAACGATGAAGTCGTTCGCCTGGTCAAGGCCATCGGAAGCGAACTCGGCATCAGTGCGTATAATGAAGAGACCGGGCGCGGACTGCTGCGGCATGTCATCGTCAAGAAGGCGTTCCGCACCGGCGAGATGATGCTTGTGCTCGTGACCAACGGGCGGGATATCCCACATGTTGATGCTTGGATCGGCAGCATCCGCGAGCAGCTTCCGATGGTGGCAAGCATCTGCCAGAACGTCAATACGCAGCGGACAAACGTTATTTTTGGCAACGAGACTCGTGTATTGTGGGGGCGAGACGTGATTTATGATTATATCGGCGATGTGCAGTTCGCCATCTCGGCGCGGTCTTTTTACCAGGTGAACCCCGCACAAACCGAGGTTTTGTATGGCAAAACGGTGGAGTATGCCGGACTGACGGGCAGCGAAACTGTGATCGACGCCTATTGCGGCATCGGTACGATCTCCCTGTTCCTTGCGCAGTATGCGGATAAAGTGTACGGGGTTGAGATCGTGCCGGAGGCTATAGAGGACGCTCGGGCTAACGCCGAGCTGAACGGCATGAAGAACATCATGTTCGAGGCGGGACCGTCAGAGGACGTCATCCCTGTTTGGAAAGAGCAGGGCATCACCGCCGACGTCATTGTCGTCGACCCGCCCCGCAAGGGCTGCGACCCGCGCCTACTGGAGACGATTCTGGAAATGAAGCCGGAGCGGGTAGTGTACGTGTCCTGTAACCCGTCCACCCTAGCCAGGGATTTGCGGGTGCTGGAGGATGGAGGGTATAAGACGGTGGAAGTGCAGCCGGTGGATATGTTTCCGCATACCGTGCACGTAGAATCGGTGGCTTTGTTGATGAAGAATGAAACAGTTTAA
- a CDS encoding tyrosine-type recombinase/integrase, with product MANIQKRGDNSWFLTVSLGKDHQGKYIRRTKTVNCRTKKEAESEYAKFRQEVEAGEYIAPQKMTFGAFVEEWRDKYAVKHLGYKTLYTYESNLKIRILPAFQHMQLEDIKPLHIINFLDKLEKEGSRGDKKNGGLASGTIEINHRILKNILKRAVEWRIIKRNPVSDVQKPKVDSKEIIPYDEAEVEQMLRALQREPYHWRIMITLALTTGLRRSELLGLEWKHLDFNTGVLDVSQSMIHALKGEVIVKQPKTKKSIRKVALPSSMLKELKEYYDYRMQERNDIGDAWRGGSWFFMFSHTDGQPFHHERPYLWFRQFVKKNGFRYIRFHDLRHTSATILINQGVHAKIISERLGHGSITTTMNIYGHALRTADQAAADKFESFFTSKTAQGQ from the coding sequence ATGGCTAACATTCAAAAGCGTGGAGACAATTCGTGGTTCTTGACTGTAAGCCTTGGAAAAGACCACCAAGGCAAGTATATACGACGCACAAAAACCGTTAACTGCCGTACCAAAAAAGAAGCTGAAAGCGAATATGCAAAATTTCGTCAGGAAGTTGAAGCTGGTGAATATATCGCACCACAGAAAATGACATTCGGAGCGTTTGTTGAAGAATGGCGCGATAAATATGCTGTTAAACATCTGGGTTATAAGACATTGTATACATACGAATCGAATCTAAAAATTCGTATCCTGCCTGCTTTCCAACACATGCAGTTAGAGGATATTAAGCCCCTCCATATTATAAATTTTCTTGATAAACTTGAAAAAGAAGGCAGCCGCGGAGATAAAAAAAATGGAGGGTTAGCCTCTGGAACGATCGAGATTAATCACCGTATCTTAAAAAACATTCTAAAACGTGCAGTTGAATGGAGAATCATCAAACGAAATCCGGTTAGTGACGTGCAAAAACCAAAAGTCGATTCAAAGGAGATTATCCCATATGATGAAGCAGAAGTTGAACAAATGCTTCGAGCACTGCAACGTGAACCTTATCACTGGAGGATAATGATTACTTTAGCTCTTACAACTGGGTTACGACGGAGTGAGTTGCTTGGACTTGAATGGAAGCATCTTGATTTTAACACGGGCGTGTTAGATGTTTCGCAGAGCATGATCCATGCTCTGAAAGGTGAAGTCATCGTGAAACAGCCTAAGACAAAGAAATCCATTCGTAAAGTTGCATTACCAAGCTCCATGCTTAAAGAGCTAAAAGAATATTACGACTACAGAATGCAGGAACGAAATGACATCGGGGATGCATGGCGCGGCGGCAGTTGGTTTTTTATGTTTTCACATACAGATGGACAACCTTTCCATCATGAACGGCCCTATCTTTGGTTTCGACAGTTCGTTAAGAAAAACGGGTTTCGATACATTCGATTCCATGATCTACGGCATACCTCAGCAACAATTCTAATTAACCAAGGCGTTCATGCCAAGATCATTTCAGAACGGCTTGGACACGGAAGCATTACGACAACAATGAACATTTACGGCCATGCTCTCCGGACAGCCGACCAAGCAGCCGCGGATAAGTTCGAATCTTTCTTTACATCTAAAACAGCACAAGGACAATAA
- a CDS encoding tyrosine-type recombinase/integrase, with amino-acid sequence MNNILFESKYYKFWYEHVDLTAKEYVERDLRKFEKYLQLRGFEGELDFDKFHASPKHPGSFRPIQQYFIDQFVEYLREDYQATKNVMYNAISSLKNFFKFLYDMELIQLNPMEDYPNPYYDRPIKNTALSKEECLALLGATLKKDPFFRQEFVLIWFMLITGVRNSEVISISRTSVNLDTRMVMIIEGQKNDARSTSITTALSEELRRYVNHPNYINWAEKGRDTLFFRKEKPLTGDTLRKLLKNLCLEANLSRIATPHDLRRTAGYLMQSAGMNMVEIQRQLGHQIMATTLRYIPPLNDLAKILAQEVEQH; translated from the coding sequence ATGAACAACATTTTATTCGAATCCAAGTACTATAAATTTTGGTATGAGCATGTAGATCTTACAGCGAAAGAATATGTTGAACGCGACCTGCGAAAATTTGAAAAGTATTTGCAATTGAGAGGATTTGAAGGCGAACTTGATTTCGACAAATTCCATGCCAGCCCAAAGCATCCCGGCTCATTTCGACCCATTCAGCAATACTTTATCGACCAATTTGTAGAATACCTTCGCGAAGATTATCAGGCAACGAAGAATGTTATGTACAATGCGATCAGTTCTTTAAAAAATTTCTTTAAATTCCTATATGACATGGAGTTGATTCAACTTAACCCAATGGAGGATTATCCTAATCCATATTATGACCGACCGATCAAAAATACTGCTCTTTCAAAAGAGGAATGCCTTGCTCTTCTCGGTGCTACCTTGAAAAAAGATCCTTTCTTTCGCCAGGAATTCGTTTTGATCTGGTTCATGCTGATTACTGGGGTTAGGAATTCAGAAGTTATATCCATTTCTCGAACCAGTGTTAACCTTGACACCAGGATGGTAATGATAATAGAAGGGCAGAAAAATGATGCTCGTTCTACCAGTATTACTACTGCTCTATCAGAAGAGCTTAGGCGGTATGTCAATCATCCGAACTATATAAATTGGGCAGAAAAAGGTAGAGATACATTATTCTTTCGAAAGGAAAAACCGCTAACTGGTGATACGTTACGAAAATTACTAAAGAATTTATGCCTCGAAGCTAATTTATCCAGAATCGCAACCCCTCACGACTTGAGGCGTACAGCTGGCTATCTCATGCAATCAGCCGGAATGAACATGGTCGAAATCCAAAGGCAGTTGGGGCATCAGATAATGGCTACAACATTACGCTATATCCCACCGTTGAATGACTTAGCCAAAATCCTGGCCCAGGAGGTTGAACAACATTAA
- a CDS encoding tyrosine-type recombinase/integrase: MPIYDKEFEMDLLLEDKIKEMAEAYGPHKFFQALNQMDWIPKSTNNEKAREHVKLSDAVEFYFSSDSFTELAEKSQVAYRYEMNWFIKFCNQHFDQDPDFKTICTSQHLSDYLAPVKNKNTRSKKAAFLRSFLRTILEHFYEEKIDKLKRVLKVEVDKRRVPRAFTKEQIDELILLARLGRESHRNFIILWTFLGTGIRLSELCSLQIGDIKPQTQDICVRSKGEKEFKTPCKITNFSLELLCKYVNFRYGALKESPNYSELYVFSDDKGITPLHESTIQKMFTNLIDEASTITDDDKRVYQLSVHSLRHSFALYLLESGVNIYTIQELLRHKWLSSTLVYLKMFDSMLVKVINQHPLGNLKVNDFF; this comes from the coding sequence ATGCCTATTTATGATAAAGAATTCGAAATGGACCTCTTATTGGAGGACAAAATTAAAGAAATGGCCGAAGCATACGGTCCCCATAAATTTTTCCAAGCTTTAAATCAAATGGATTGGATTCCAAAATCGACAAACAACGAAAAAGCTCGTGAGCATGTAAAACTAAGTGATGCTGTCGAGTTCTATTTTTCGAGCGATTCATTTACTGAACTTGCGGAAAAATCACAAGTAGCTTATCGCTATGAAATGAATTGGTTTATCAAATTCTGCAATCAACATTTCGATCAAGACCCTGATTTCAAAACGATTTGTACCTCTCAACATTTAAGTGATTACTTGGCACCGGTGAAAAATAAAAATACTCGAAGCAAAAAGGCTGCCTTTTTGAGAAGCTTTTTGCGAACCATTCTTGAGCATTTTTATGAAGAAAAGATAGATAAACTAAAGCGGGTATTAAAGGTGGAGGTTGATAAACGACGTGTACCTCGTGCATTCACTAAAGAACAAATTGATGAGTTGATACTGCTAGCTAGATTAGGACGTGAATCACATCGGAACTTTATTATACTGTGGACGTTTCTCGGGACCGGGATACGCCTCAGTGAGTTATGTTCTCTTCAAATTGGAGACATTAAACCGCAGACACAAGATATTTGCGTTCGTTCAAAGGGCGAAAAAGAATTTAAAACTCCATGTAAAATCACTAATTTTTCACTTGAACTGCTGTGTAAGTATGTAAATTTCAGGTATGGTGCCCTTAAGGAGTCGCCCAATTATTCTGAGCTATATGTATTCTCCGACGATAAGGGTATTACACCACTTCATGAGAGTACTATTCAAAAAATGTTTACCAATCTCATTGATGAAGCGTCAACTATTACTGATGATGACAAAAGAGTTTATCAGCTATCTGTTCACTCTCTCCGTCATTCGTTTGCCCTTTATTTGCTGGAATCTGGTGTAAATATATACACAATCCAAGAGTTGCTTAGACATAAGTGGCTCAGCTCAACACTGGTTTATCTTAAAATGTTTGATAGCATGCTTGTTAAAGTAATCAATCAACATCCATTAGGAAATCTGAAAGTCAATGATTTTTTCTGA
- a CDS encoding tyrosine-type recombinase/integrase, producing MEKDMKTQPPSRLETEEITKESFRQNASLNEKILLCEGMFTDLRDDHDIRKLTRARIESMLYASNLKQSEAPINVHIGRQGINQWIWENNVIPEIPTNVLKEYLKQKLTYDAFAFYNEYIMVRELSQKIAAHLKIPVSDILDKHFTDNEVLTYLSSSFATTGRKQNLMAFIVQHANQFLQTTLQDTEKYSLLFTPLKTNKGKPVHPKIEMYMKQLTKEGKSDHTKARVKTHINSLLVWLVDNMKDFAACQSHTVPVLSITEIHLQEFRSYLLKKQRKGEYSLITISECIYAIRSFFLFLKKTFGFPDPAKKIKSIKASRYRFRNLPTKEQVTAFFNVIEVYSENPLMERIAFQFMLTLGLRSMEVSQVSWNDINMEIRTICIHSKGGKHHELPLAGELYRDLKMLRSIPSKSTYLFGDDPKRIVWKFQNNYKLYSHIAGWTFPGGLHLFRHCFVTNLVGQNPPPQVVQVLSRVIKMDTVSLYTHLNQMSNWRSQEVNKLDYSYRGGK from the coding sequence ATGGAAAAGGATATGAAAACCCAACCCCCTTCACGTTTGGAAACCGAAGAAATAACAAAAGAATCTTTTCGGCAGAATGCTTCTTTAAACGAAAAGATTCTTCTTTGTGAAGGTATGTTTACTGATCTTCGTGACGATCATGATATTAGAAAATTAACCCGAGCGAGGATTGAGAGCATGCTTTACGCGAGTAATCTTAAACAATCGGAAGCACCGATCAACGTTCATATTGGACGACAGGGAATCAACCAGTGGATATGGGAAAACAATGTGATACCTGAAATTCCAACGAATGTTTTGAAGGAATATCTTAAGCAGAAGCTGACGTATGATGCCTTTGCTTTTTATAACGAGTACATCATGGTTCGAGAACTATCGCAAAAAATTGCTGCACATTTGAAGATACCTGTCAGTGATATTTTAGATAAGCACTTCACGGACAATGAGGTCTTGACGTATCTATCATCATCATTTGCAACAACCGGCAGAAAGCAGAACCTAATGGCGTTTATTGTTCAGCACGCAAATCAATTTCTACAGACAACCTTGCAAGATACAGAAAAATATAGCCTGCTCTTTACACCATTGAAAACAAATAAAGGAAAACCAGTTCATCCGAAAATTGAAATGTATATGAAACAGTTAACAAAAGAGGGCAAATCTGATCATACCAAAGCAAGAGTCAAGACGCACATCAATTCTTTGTTGGTTTGGTTGGTTGACAATATGAAGGATTTCGCAGCTTGTCAATCTCATACTGTTCCAGTCTTATCCATCACAGAGATCCATCTACAGGAATTTCGTTCCTATCTACTGAAGAAACAGCGAAAAGGAGAGTATAGCCTTATTACCATTAGTGAATGTATCTATGCTATTAGAAGCTTCTTTTTATTTTTGAAAAAAACTTTCGGATTTCCAGACCCAGCAAAAAAAATTAAATCGATTAAAGCATCTCGATATCGTTTCCGAAACTTACCTACTAAAGAACAGGTCACTGCGTTTTTTAATGTTATTGAGGTATATTCCGAGAATCCACTTATGGAGCGGATCGCTTTTCAATTCATGCTTACACTTGGCTTGCGTTCTATGGAAGTCTCACAAGTATCGTGGAATGACATTAATATGGAAATCCGAACGATTTGTATTCACAGTAAAGGCGGAAAACATCACGAATTACCGCTGGCTGGAGAACTTTATCGTGATTTGAAAATGCTCCGTAGCATTCCTTCAAAGTCTACATACTTATTTGGCGACGATCCAAAAAGAATTGTATGGAAATTTCAAAATAACTATAAATTATACAGCCATATCGCTGGCTGGACATTCCCCGGCGGATTGCATTTATTTCGCCATTGTTTCGTAACGAATCTAGTTGGTCAAAATCCTCCACCACAAGTAGTTCAGGTACTTTCGCGGGTAATTAAAATGGACACGGTTAGTTTATATACCCATCTAAATCAGATGTCAAATTGGCGTTCACAAGAAGTGAATAAGCTTGATTATTCATACAGAGGAGGTAAATGA
- a CDS encoding helix-turn-helix domain-containing protein has protein sequence MKQIITVNELASYLQVSTDSIYAMVREKQIPHIRVRRRILFSMDMIEEWMRSEAHLSV, from the coding sequence ATGAAACAAATAATAACCGTAAATGAACTTGCGAGTTATCTGCAGGTATCCACTGATAGTATCTATGCGATGGTACGCGAGAAACAGATTCCGCATATAAGGGTGCGCAGAAGAATTTTATTTAGCATGGATATGATCGAGGAATGGATGAGAAGCGAAGCACACTTATCGGTTTAA
- a CDS encoding helix-turn-helix transcriptional regulator, with amino-acid sequence MIDKVIRILNIINAIQANPGISAKDLAFKCDVNIRTIYRDMDILELIAPVSREGRGTGYRFMGKFFLYPLNFTEQEALVFSLLPSMLDKDKLPPGFDTAYDKVMGTHLKEKSRQNNIIEDIVGVIQMGTPAYRKESPNFLQPIIQAILEHKTIDVVYHTQYRNETTERKIDPYYLVPRDHRFYLIGYCHLAQDIRTFRISRFQQVELTGQQFDKGDFNIKKYLKNTWSIDRGEKNVTFKVRFNAEVARYIKEEELFVQPRMKDQKDGSLIFEVTVNNEKEFLRWILQYGPSAEILEPKSVRESLKQQLSQWIMMYQ; translated from the coding sequence ATGATTGACAAAGTCATTCGCATTCTTAACATCATTAACGCTATTCAGGCAAATCCCGGAATCTCGGCAAAAGATCTTGCTTTCAAATGCGATGTGAACATCCGGACTATTTATAGAGATATGGATATTCTCGAACTGATTGCTCCGGTTTCCAGAGAGGGCAGGGGAACCGGGTATCGGTTTATGGGTAAGTTCTTTCTATATCCTCTAAACTTTACCGAACAGGAAGCTCTTGTGTTTTCTTTGCTCCCTTCCATGCTGGATAAGGACAAGCTGCCACCAGGTTTCGATACAGCATATGATAAGGTAATGGGCACTCATCTTAAGGAGAAATCGCGCCAAAATAATATAATTGAGGATATCGTCGGTGTCATTCAGATGGGCACGCCCGCGTACCGTAAAGAAAGTCCAAATTTTCTACAGCCAATTATTCAAGCCATCTTGGAGCATAAAACAATCGACGTCGTCTACCATACGCAATACCGCAATGAAACGACGGAGCGCAAAATCGATCCATATTATCTCGTCCCACGCGACCATCGGTTTTATTTGATCGGGTATTGCCACTTAGCACAGGACATTCGGACCTTTCGAATCAGTCGTTTTCAGCAGGTTGAGCTTACCGGGCAGCAGTTCGACAAAGGAGATTTCAATATCAAAAAATATTTGAAGAACACGTGGTCCATTGATCGTGGGGAAAAGAACGTCACTTTCAAAGTTCGTTTCAATGCTGAAGTCGCCCGTTACATTAAGGAAGAAGAACTGTTCGTACAACCGCGAATGAAGGATCAGAAGGACGGCAGCCTTATTTTCGAAGTGACTGTTAATAATGAAAAAGAGTTTTTGAGATGGATCCTTCAGTATGGTCCGTCGGCGGAAATTCTGGAACCCAAATCTGTCCGGGAATCGTTGAAACAGCAGTTGTCGCAGTGGATCATGATGTATCAATAG